The proteins below come from a single Cylindrospermopsis raciborskii Cr2010 genomic window:
- a CDS encoding phosphoribulokinase, translated as MTGKPERVVLIGVAGDSGCGKSTFLRRLIDLFGEDFMTVICLDDYHCLDRKQRKETGITALDPRANNFDLMYEQIKALKEGYAVDKPIYNHETGMIDPPERIKPNHIIVVEGLHPLYDERVRSLLDFSVYFDISDEVKIAWKIQRDMAERGHRYEDVLAQINSRKPDFDKFIEPQREFADVVLQVLPTNLIKNDTERKVLRVRMLQKEGKEGFAPVYLFDEGSTIQWTPCGRKLTCSYPGMQMYYGSDVYYGRYVSVLEVDGQFDNLDEVIYVEKHLSNTSTKYIGEMTHLLLQHREYPGSNNGTGLFQVLTGLKMRSVYEILTAKEAKLAVKA; from the coding sequence ATGACAGGTAAACCGGAAAGGGTAGTATTAATTGGAGTAGCAGGGGACTCAGGATGCGGCAAATCTACGTTTTTGCGCCGTTTGATTGACCTGTTCGGTGAAGATTTTATGACAGTGATCTGTTTAGATGACTATCACTGCTTAGACCGCAAACAACGTAAAGAAACTGGTATTACTGCCTTAGATCCTAGAGCTAATAACTTCGATCTCATGTATGAGCAAATTAAAGCTCTGAAAGAAGGCTATGCTGTTGATAAACCAATTTACAACCATGAGACCGGCATGATTGATCCGCCGGAACGAATTAAACCTAATCACATTATTGTGGTTGAAGGTTTGCATCCTTTATATGATGAAAGAGTGCGCTCCCTTTTAGATTTCAGTGTTTATTTTGATATCAGCGATGAGGTAAAAATTGCCTGGAAGATTCAGAGAGACATGGCAGAGCGTGGTCATAGATATGAAGATGTTTTAGCTCAAATTAACTCTCGCAAGCCCGACTTTGATAAGTTCATTGAGCCTCAAAGAGAATTTGCCGATGTAGTTTTACAGGTGTTGCCTACAAACTTAATCAAAAACGACACTGAGCGCAAGGTTCTGCGGGTAAGAATGCTGCAAAAAGAGGGTAAAGAGGGATTTGCACCGGTTTACCTATTTGATGAAGGTTCAACCATCCAATGGACTCCTTGTGGAAGGAAGTTAACCTGTTCCTATCCTGGCATGCAAATGTACTACGGTTCTGATGTTTATTATGGTCGCTATGTTTCTGTTTTGGAAGTAGATGGCCAGTTTGATAATTTAGATGAAGTAATCTATGTGGAAAAACATCTGAGCAATACATCCACTAAATACATTGGTGAAATGACCCACTTGTTGTTGCAGCATCGTGAATATCCTGGTTCTAATAATGGCACTGGTTTATTCCAAGTCTTAACCGGGTTAAAAATGCGCTCTGTTTACGAAATTTTGACAGCTAAGGAAGCAAAATTAGCAGTGAAAGCCTAA
- a CDS encoding Coenzyme F420 hydrogenase/dehydrogenase, beta subunit C-terminal domain — MTNINSNKHKKSKALKPGSRRPAKELCSECGLCDTYYIHYVKEACAFITQRIEELEVNTHQRCRDLDKENELYFGVHQEMMAARKQLPIVGAQWTGIVSTIAIEMLNRGLVEGVVCVQNSQEDRFQPMPIIARTPEAILAAKVNKPTLSPNLSVLEEIEQSGMKKLLVIGVGCQIQALRAVEKQLGLEKLYVLGTPCVDNVTRAGLQKFLETTSRSPGTVVSYEFMQDFRVHFKHEDGSEEKVPFFGLKTNILKDIFAPSCMSCFDYVNSLADLVVGYMGAPYPWQWIVVRNDTGKQMLDLVKEQLEIQPVMSQGNRQPAVQQGIKAYDDAVTLPMWVAQLMGIVIDRIGPKGLEYGKFSIDSHFARNYLYVKRHHPQKLEAHVPEFAKRIVAQYNLPETD, encoded by the coding sequence ATGACTAATATAAACTCTAATAAGCACAAAAAGTCAAAAGCACTGAAACCTGGTAGTCGTCGTCCAGCTAAGGAACTTTGTAGCGAATGTGGACTGTGTGACACTTACTATATCCACTATGTTAAAGAAGCTTGTGCTTTTATAACTCAAAGAATAGAGGAGTTAGAAGTAAATACTCATCAGCGTTGTCGAGATCTAGATAAAGAAAATGAGCTTTACTTTGGTGTACATCAAGAGATGATGGCAGCTCGGAAACAATTACCTATCGTTGGTGCCCAATGGACAGGAATTGTGAGTACCATAGCTATAGAAATGTTAAATCGTGGTTTAGTAGAAGGGGTTGTCTGCGTGCAGAATAGCCAAGAAGATCGCTTTCAACCCATGCCCATTATTGCGCGCACTCCTGAAGCCATACTAGCTGCTAAGGTCAATAAACCTACCCTTTCACCCAATCTCTCGGTTTTAGAGGAAATTGAGCAATCAGGGATGAAAAAGCTATTGGTTATTGGAGTAGGTTGTCAAATTCAAGCCTTGCGTGCAGTAGAAAAACAACTGGGACTGGAAAAACTCTATGTTCTGGGTACACCATGTGTGGATAATGTTACTAGAGCCGGACTGCAAAAATTTTTAGAAACTACTAGTCGTTCTCCTGGAACGGTTGTTAGTTACGAGTTTATGCAGGACTTTCGTGTACATTTTAAACATGAAGACGGGTCGGAAGAAAAAGTGCCCTTCTTCGGTTTAAAAACCAACATCCTCAAGGATATATTTGCCCCGTCCTGTATGAGTTGCTTTGATTATGTTAACTCCCTAGCAGATCTAGTGGTGGGGTATATGGGTGCACCCTATCCCTGGCAATGGATAGTTGTTAGAAATGATACAGGCAAGCAAATGTTAGATCTGGTGAAGGAACAACTAGAAATTCAACCAGTCATGTCTCAAGGTAACCGTCAACCTGCTGTACAGCAGGGAATAAAAGCCTACGATGACGCAGTGACATTGCCGATGTGGGTAGCCCAATTAATGGGAATCGTGATAGATAGAATTGGGCCCAAAGGTTTAGAATACGGAAAGTTTTCCATAGATTCTCACTTTGCCAGAAATTATTTATACGTCAAGCGCCATCATCCTCAAAAACTAGAAGCCCACGTCCCCGAGTTTGCTAAACGGATTGTAGCCCAGTATAATTTACCAGAAACTGACTAA
- a CDS encoding methionine gamma-lyase family protein has protein sequence MNNLEQLRAAERVLLEIFYGIDAQVKHNLQRVLNAFRDHHLGSHHFAGVSGYGHDDLGRDTLDQVFAQVMGAESALVRVQIVSGTHAIACALYGVLRPGDEMLAVVGSPYDTLEEVIGLRGQNQGSLIDFGIKYRQLELTDQGKINWQKLSTAIQENTRLVLIQRSCGYSWRSSLSIDEIKRVVEIVKQQNPRTICFVDNCYGEFIDTREPTHVGADLMAGSLIKNPGGTIVTAGGYIAGKADLVEAAACRLTAPGIGSAGGATFDQNRLLFQGLFLAPQMVGEAMKGTYLTGYVFDKLGYPVNPPPLAPRGDVIQAVKLGSAKKLLAFCKAIQQSSPVGSYLDPVPDAMPGYESQVVMAGGTFIEGSTLELSADGPLREPYIVYCQGGTHWTHVSLALQAAMEAVGEF, from the coding sequence ATGAACAACTTAGAACAGCTGCGAGCAGCAGAACGGGTACTATTAGAAATTTTTTATGGTATTGACGCTCAGGTCAAGCATAATCTTCAAAGAGTCTTGAACGCCTTTCGTGATCATCATCTGGGATCACACCATTTCGCAGGCGTGAGCGGGTATGGACACGATGATTTAGGAAGGGATACATTGGATCAAGTCTTTGCTCAGGTCATGGGAGCTGAGTCAGCTTTGGTGAGAGTACAGATTGTGTCAGGTACTCACGCGATCGCCTGTGCGCTTTATGGGGTACTCCGTCCTGGGGATGAGATGTTGGCAGTGGTTGGTTCTCCCTACGATACACTGGAGGAGGTCATTGGTTTGCGAGGGCAAAATCAAGGCTCCCTGATTGATTTTGGCATAAAATATCGCCAACTGGAACTAACAGACCAGGGAAAAATAAATTGGCAGAAATTAAGCACTGCCATCCAGGAAAACACCCGGTTAGTCTTGATTCAAAGATCCTGTGGATATTCCTGGCGTTCTAGTCTTTCTATTGATGAAATAAAAAGGGTAGTTGAGATAGTTAAACAACAAAACCCCCGGACAATCTGTTTTGTAGATAACTGTTACGGCGAATTTATTGATACTAGGGAACCCACCCATGTGGGGGCCGATCTGATGGCTGGGTCACTCATAAAAAATCCTGGTGGCACAATTGTTACAGCAGGAGGTTACATAGCGGGCAAAGCTGATCTGGTGGAAGCAGCAGCTTGTAGACTGACTGCTCCTGGTATTGGTAGTGCGGGAGGAGCAACTTTCGATCAAAATCGGTTATTATTCCAGGGATTATTTTTAGCACCTCAAATGGTGGGGGAAGCCATGAAGGGAACATATCTTACTGGTTACGTATTTGATAAACTAGGATATCCTGTTAATCCCCCACCCCTAGCACCCCGGGGAGATGTGATTCAAGCTGTTAAACTGGGTTCGGCCAAAAAACTCCTTGCCTTTTGTAAGGCCATTCAACAGTCTTCTCCTGTTGGTTCCTATTTGGATCCGGTTCCCGATGCTATGCCAGGTTATGAAAGTCAGGTGGTTATGGCGGGGGGAACTTTCATTGAGGGCAGCACTCTGGAGTTATCTGCTGATGGTCCGTTAAGGGAGCCTTATATTGTATATTGCCAAGGTGGTACTCATTGGACTCATGTTTCATTAGCTCTACAAGCAGCTATGGAAGCAGTAGGAGAATTTTAG
- a CDS encoding acyl-CoA desaturase, which produces MTIATSTKHQINWVNTLFFIFLHIGALFAFIPGNFSWTAVGVALLLYWVTGGLGITLGFHRLITHRSFQSPKWLEYFLALCGTLACQGGPIEWVGTHRIHHLHSDTQEDPHDSNKGFWWSHIGWLIFHSPAHAQIPRFTKDIAEDRVYQFLQKYFIPIQLFLGLFLLMLGGWSFVVWGIFARIVWVYHCTWLVNSATHKFGYRTYPESGDRSTNCWWVAVLVFGEGWHNNHHAFQYSARHGLEWWEIDLTWMTIQLLQVLGLATNIKLAPRKA; this is translated from the coding sequence ATGACAATTGCTACTTCAACTAAACATCAAATCAACTGGGTGAACACCCTGTTTTTCATCTTCCTGCACATCGGTGCCCTATTTGCTTTTATTCCCGGTAACTTTAGCTGGACAGCAGTTGGTGTGGCATTATTACTCTACTGGGTTACTGGTGGTTTGGGGATTACCCTGGGTTTTCACCGTCTGATTACCCATCGTAGTTTTCAAAGTCCAAAATGGTTAGAGTATTTTTTAGCCTTGTGTGGTACTCTTGCTTGCCAAGGAGGTCCTATTGAGTGGGTAGGAACACATCGTATTCATCATTTACACTCTGACACCCAAGAAGATCCTCATGATTCCAACAAAGGTTTCTGGTGGAGTCATATTGGTTGGTTAATTTTCCATTCTCCCGCACATGCTCAAATTCCCCGCTTTACAAAAGATATTGCGGAGGACAGAGTTTATCAGTTCTTGCAAAAATATTTCATTCCTATCCAGCTCTTCCTAGGTCTGTTCCTATTAATGTTAGGCGGATGGTCTTTTGTAGTTTGGGGCATTTTTGCTCGCATAGTTTGGGTTTATCACTGTACATGGCTAGTTAATAGTGCTACCCATAAATTTGGATATCGTACTTATCCTGAATCCGGAGATAGGTCGACTAACTGCTGGTGGGTGGCGGTTCTAGTTTTTGGTGAAGGGTGGCATAATAATCACCATGCCTTTCAGTATTCAGCTCGTCATGGATTGGAATGGTGGGAAATTGACCTAACGTGGATGACCATTCAACTGCTACAAGTTCTGGGTCTAGCTACAAATATTAAACTAGCGCCGAGAAAAGCGTAA
- a CDS encoding fatty acid desaturase, translating to MTTSLIKDQENIVYPTLGEDEVKFKHIIKSLPKECFQKNRRKAWTTAIISLTTVGLGYYFLAISPWFLLPIAWIFTGTALTGFFVIGHDCGHRSFANRRWVNDLVGHLFMMPLIYPFHSWRIKHNYHHKHTNKLEEDNAWHPIRVEVFANWGKVRQSAFELFIRKRLWWIGSIGHWAVVHFNPGKFQRKDRASVKLSVGVVIAFAIIVFPTLIFTTGLWGFIKFWFIPWMVYHFWMSTFTIVHHTTADVPFKTADKWNEALAQLFGTIHCDYPRWVEILCHDINVHVPHHISTAIPSYNLRLAYKSIKQNWRPFLHKECKFSWNLMKKITNECQLYQTDIGYITFDEYYAQKQPTRK from the coding sequence ATGACTACATCACTTATTAAAGACCAGGAAAATATCGTTTATCCCACCCTGGGTGAGGACGAGGTCAAATTCAAACACATTATCAAAAGTCTACCCAAGGAATGTTTTCAGAAGAATAGACGTAAAGCATGGACTACGGCCATCATCAGTTTAACCACAGTTGGGTTAGGCTATTATTTTCTGGCAATTTCTCCCTGGTTTCTTTTACCCATAGCATGGATTTTCACGGGGACTGCTTTAACAGGGTTTTTTGTTATAGGTCATGACTGTGGACATCGTTCCTTTGCTAACCGTCGTTGGGTAAATGACTTGGTTGGGCACCTGTTCATGATGCCTTTAATTTATCCGTTTCACAGTTGGAGAATTAAACATAATTACCACCATAAACATACCAATAAACTGGAAGAAGACAATGCGTGGCATCCCATAAGAGTAGAAGTTTTTGCAAATTGGGGGAAAGTCCGACAGTCCGCATTTGAATTATTCATACGCAAGCGCCTGTGGTGGATAGGTTCTATTGGGCACTGGGCAGTAGTTCATTTTAACCCTGGTAAATTCCAGAGAAAAGACCGAGCTAGTGTCAAGTTATCTGTAGGTGTGGTGATAGCTTTTGCCATCATAGTTTTCCCAACATTGATATTCACTACTGGGTTATGGGGCTTTATTAAGTTTTGGTTTATCCCCTGGATGGTTTATCATTTTTGGATGAGCACATTTACCATTGTTCACCATACAACCGCAGATGTTCCCTTTAAAACAGCAGATAAATGGAATGAGGCCTTAGCCCAATTGTTTGGGACAATTCACTGTGATTATCCTCGCTGGGTAGAGATACTCTGTCATGATATCAATGTTCATGTTCCCCATCATATTTCTACGGCAATTCCTTCCTATAATCTACGGTTAGCTTACAAAAGCATCAAGCAAAATTGGCGACCATTTCTTCATAAAGAATGTAAGTTTTCCTGGAATTTAATGAAGAAAATTACTAACGAGTGTCAACTTTATCAAACGGACATTGGTTACATCACCTTTGACGAGTATTACGCCCAAAAACAACCCACTCGCAAATAA
- a CDS encoding fatty acid desaturase, which yields MQLKTVQSNQNLDIESSQSEDKLPFTLQDLKAAIPPECFQPSVLKSLYYFFRDIAIIIGLYALATYIDSWYFWPVFWIMQGTMFWALFVVGHDCGHQSFSKYKWLNDLVGHLSHIPILVPYHGWRISHRTHHKNTGSLENDESWYPLNESSYQKLPFLQKLIRYYLFLPLAYPIYLFQRTPGKSGSHFNPQSSLFKPSEKGDIITSTTLWIAMVTLLGFLTYQWGWLWLLKYYAAPYIVFVIWLDLVTYLHHTEQDLPWYRGENWNFLKGAISTIDRDYGIFNHIHHDIGTHVAHHIFLNMPHYNLLKATKAIKPILGEYYHQSQVPIWKALLHSAKVCHFVPDQGGQVYYTSYGSNGK from the coding sequence GTGCAATTAAAAACTGTTCAATCAAACCAAAATCTTGACATTGAATCTTCTCAAAGTGAAGACAAGTTGCCATTTACTCTTCAAGATTTAAAAGCTGCCATTCCCCCCGAATGTTTTCAACCCAGTGTACTTAAATCACTGTATTATTTTTTTCGTGATATTGCGATTATCATCGGGTTATATGCACTAGCAACTTATATAGACTCCTGGTATTTTTGGCCAGTTTTCTGGATAATGCAAGGCACAATGTTTTGGGCCTTATTTGTTGTTGGTCATGATTGTGGACACCAATCTTTTTCCAAGTATAAATGGCTAAATGATTTGGTAGGTCATCTTTCTCATATTCCCATTCTCGTACCCTATCATGGTTGGAGAATTAGTCACCGAACTCATCATAAAAACACCGGTAGCTTGGAAAATGACGAGAGTTGGTATCCGTTGAATGAGTCTAGTTATCAAAAATTACCTTTTTTACAAAAGTTAATTCGCTACTATCTGTTTTTACCACTAGCCTATCCTATTTATTTATTCCAACGTACCCCCGGAAAAAGTGGTTCCCACTTCAATCCTCAAAGTAGTTTGTTTAAACCTTCCGAAAAGGGAGACATTATTACCAGCACTACCTTATGGATTGCTATGGTAACTTTATTGGGTTTCTTGACCTATCAATGGGGTTGGTTGTGGTTATTGAAATACTATGCTGCTCCTTATATTGTATTTGTAATTTGGTTGGATTTAGTCACCTATTTACATCATACTGAACAGGACTTACCCTGGTATCGTGGTGAGAATTGGAATTTCCTAAAGGGTGCAATTTCCACTATTGATAGGGACTATGGAATTTTCAACCACATTCACCATGATATTGGCACCCATGTTGCCCATCATATCTTTTTGAATATGCCTCATTATAATTTATTGAAGGCAACAAAAGCGATTAAACCAATTTTAGGTGAATACTATCACCAATCTCAGGTTCCTATTTGGAAAGCATTATTACATTCTGCCAAAGTTTGTCATTTTGTTCCCGATCAAGGTGGCCAGGTTTATTACACCTCTTATGGAAGTAATGGCAAGTAA
- the modA gene encoding molybdate ABC transporter substrate-binding protein, translating into MTIKLPKIDFTILWRKLPILIATALITMFLAIGISNWTVGQSTTNLLVSAAGSLQDVLNELKPIYQKEQKNVNISFNFAASGPLQQQIEQGASVDIFISAAKKQVDALEKKNLLLPESRVIIAKNRLVLITPKNSSGVNSFYSLQDEKVKRIAIGEPRSVPAGQYAKQVLEQLKIWSNIKSKLVYGNNVRQVLAAVESGNADAGLVYATDAKISGQVKVVVVADEKFHSPIIYPLAIIRGSKNVDAAKNFSKFLVSNLSKTVFKKYGFIVP; encoded by the coding sequence ATGACAATAAAATTGCCCAAAATTGATTTTACCATATTATGGAGAAAATTACCCATACTAATTGCTACAGCTCTAATCACAATGTTCCTAGCCATTGGTATATCAAACTGGACAGTAGGTCAGTCAACTACCAACCTATTGGTGTCCGCTGCTGGAAGTTTGCAAGATGTATTAAACGAACTTAAACCCATATACCAAAAAGAGCAAAAGAATGTGAACATTAGCTTCAACTTTGCTGCTTCCGGACCATTACAACAACAAATAGAACAGGGAGCATCCGTGGATATTTTTATATCTGCTGCTAAAAAACAAGTAGATGCTTTAGAAAAAAAGAACCTCTTACTTCCTGAGAGTAGAGTGATCATAGCTAAAAACCGTCTAGTATTGATTACACCAAAGAATAGTTCTGGTGTCAATAGTTTTTACAGTCTTCAAGATGAAAAAGTAAAAAGGATTGCTATTGGTGAACCTAGGAGCGTACCTGCTGGACAATATGCAAAACAAGTTTTAGAGCAGTTGAAAATCTGGTCAAATATAAAATCAAAACTGGTTTATGGCAACAATGTACGTCAGGTTTTAGCTGCTGTAGAAAGTGGTAATGCTGATGCGGGATTGGTATATGCAACCGATGCAAAAATTTCTGGACAGGTAAAAGTGGTGGTTGTAGCTGATGAAAAATTTCATTCTCCCATCATCTATCCGTTAGCAATAATTAGGGGAAGTAAAAATGTTGATGCTGCCAAAAATTTCTCTAAATTTTTAGTGAGTAATCTGTCAAAAACTGTTTTTAAAAAATATGGTTTTATTGTACCTTAG
- a CDS encoding Uma2 family endonuclease produces the protein MKLETITQEIKIVTAHYTPEEYLELEEKSDCKNEYRNGEIINMAGGTTNHNKLAGNFYFHLNLALNDLNYEVYISDVKLWIPKYRQFTYPDLMVIESEPIYYGNNTTIITNPLLITEVLSKSTKDYDQGDKFLYYRSIPQFKEYILIDQTRHYVMQYVKNNENQWFLTEYETEDAVLNVASIKLKLPLKELYKKVNLLTTVE, from the coding sequence ATGAAACTAGAAACTATTACACAAGAAATCAAAATAGTTACAGCTCACTATACACCAGAAGAATATTTAGAACTGGAGGAAAAATCTGATTGTAAAAATGAATATAGAAATGGAGAAATTATAAATATGGCTGGTGGAACAACAAATCATAACAAACTAGCAGGTAACTTTTATTTCCATCTTAATTTAGCACTAAATGACTTAAACTATGAAGTTTATATTAGTGATGTCAAACTGTGGATACCAAAATATCGCCAATTTACTTATCCCGACCTGATGGTAATTGAGAGTGAACCTATTTATTATGGAAATAACACCACCATAATTACCAATCCCTTATTAATAACTGAGGTTTTATCCAAATCCACAAAAGATTATGATCAGGGAGATAAATTTCTTTATTATCGTTCAATTCCCCAATTTAAAGAATATATTTTAATTGATCAGACTAGGCATTATGTAATGCAATACGTAAAAAATAATGAAAATCAGTGGTTTTTGACTGAATATGAAACGGAAGATGCGGTTTTAAATGTAGCATCAATTAAGCTAAAATTACCATTGAAGGAATTGTATAAGAAGGTTAACTTGTTAACAACAGTAGAATAA
- a CDS encoding CPBP family intramembrane glutamic endopeptidase, protein MTKRFFLTGITLLSLVLLGLSLFASWQKPQFQSILELYQTNIVLQAQTWEAYNSNDNQLSEILQAIVGDGAIQNANNQYEETRNSVQKSIDKAETVTNSVQEISKTRLEELFRLRDELDLQLGILQAKQGNIKTAISTWNQIQPSERTELTKTAQVLIGIWNTPPRLLPNAQPLIQKNLAGWFRYTALTQLYEVQQRLNALTDLQAAQEVVAKEAVFKLAIITVVPGSISLIGIVLLISLIIQRLIKGRESILAQNAQRVWLTPWNLEIVLQVFIVGFFLMGQVFVPTILQLLPISPYSENLQIQAFSVLISYILVSFGALSVLYISIKRYLPLPEEWFKFRLFDNWLLWGIGGYCAAVPIVIIVSLINQILWKGEGGSNPLLQMALENRDGVALGIFFLTAAIAAPLFEEFLFRGFLLPSLTSHLPVSWAIVVSSFIFAIAHLSLSEMLPLTALGIVLGVVYTRSRNLLAPMLLHGLWNSGTLVSLFILGGSNS, encoded by the coding sequence ATGACCAAAAGATTTTTTTTGACTGGTATCACCCTATTATCACTGGTTTTATTGGGCTTATCCCTATTTGCTAGTTGGCAAAAACCCCAGTTTCAAAGTATTTTAGAACTATACCAAACCAATATTGTTCTGCAAGCCCAAACCTGGGAAGCGTACAATAGTAATGATAACCAATTATCCGAGATTCTGCAAGCAATAGTGGGCGATGGTGCTATACAAAATGCAAATAACCAATATGAAGAAACACGAAACTCTGTACAAAAAAGTATAGATAAAGCTGAAACAGTTACAAATTCTGTTCAAGAGATCTCAAAAACTAGACTAGAAGAATTATTTAGGTTGCGGGACGAATTAGACCTACAACTGGGAATATTACAAGCAAAACAGGGCAATATTAAAACTGCTATCAGCACTTGGAATCAAATCCAACCTAGCGAAAGAACAGAACTCACCAAAACCGCTCAAGTGCTTATTGGAATATGGAATACCCCCCCTCGATTACTCCCCAATGCTCAACCCCTAATCCAAAAAAATTTGGCAGGTTGGTTTCGCTATACTGCCTTAACCCAATTATATGAAGTTCAGCAACGTCTCAATGCTTTGACAGATCTTCAAGCTGCACAGGAAGTAGTCGCGAAGGAAGCAGTATTTAAACTAGCTATAATCACTGTGGTTCCTGGATCCATATCTTTGATTGGTATTGTACTACTGATATCCCTGATTATTCAGCGTCTCATCAAAGGTAGGGAATCCATCTTAGCTCAAAATGCCCAAAGGGTATGGTTAACCCCCTGGAATTTGGAAATAGTCCTTCAAGTGTTTATCGTGGGATTTTTCCTCATGGGACAAGTATTTGTACCCACAATACTCCAACTACTACCTATTTCTCCCTATTCAGAAAACCTGCAAATTCAGGCTTTTTCTGTTTTGATTAGTTACATATTAGTATCCTTTGGTGCACTGTCAGTTTTATATATTTCCATTAAGCGTTATTTACCCTTACCAGAAGAATGGTTTAAGTTCCGGTTGTTCGATAATTGGTTGTTGTGGGGAATAGGTGGGTACTGTGCAGCAGTTCCCATCGTGATCATAGTATCACTGATAAATCAAATTTTATGGAAGGGAGAAGGTGGAAGTAATCCTCTCTTACAAATGGCATTGGAAAACAGGGATGGTGTAGCTTTAGGAATATTTTTCCTCACCGCTGCGATCGCAGCACCTTTGTTTGAGGAATTTTTGTTTCGTGGGTTCTTATTGCCATCCCTTACTTCCCATCTACCGGTTTCGTGGGCAATAGTAGTTAGTAGTTTTATATTTGCTATTGCTCACCTGAGTTTATCTGAAATGCTCCCACTGACCGCCTTGGGTATAGTTTTAGGTGTAGTGTATACCCGGTCTCGTAATCTTTTGGCCCCTATGCTTCTCCATGGACTATGGAATAGTGGTACTTTAGTCAGTTTATTTATTTTGGGTGGCAGCAATAGTTAG